A genomic stretch from Pseudobdellovibrionaceae bacterium includes:
- a CDS encoding polysaccharide deacetylase family protein — translation MKSILVFNVLTYVLSTSLINMFLIPSQSQAKSIAPHSVVFLQYHRVGEEHIRKKSTGRVWTNIQEFQFLNHLNYMDGKNLSVNTFKRDTYCNSIESKYSNEKNTQEEKVKNIHYREKKRTAYLAKKQKQNKKPGTAWKSCVIKQDTKLYKKPNFAFSVIPMEKAISHLVNKENFNSNSVVITVDDPYRSFYTYGFPHLKKRNLPFTFFINTDIIDTNNHKPVAEKKLGILTWNELRTITEYKGTTIGCHTADHAHMIEHSIEKNFLTVLKCMTRIKEELGVSPRTFSYPYGESTVALRTMLSTFSVEDIEIMSDKYNSIKTFVNKTLQKHSADFFNDFKVDAAFGQHSSPASFIPKSANIKPSFLKSSSSDLYNLPRFALNEKYGAMNSFVDKVSSLGMPIIDVKFNNLQEDNIFLQKSEETALKEIQFSIVRNIIKYSYLNACYVWNKAFLIKDKELPPLSRKIFDDKISFKIAIDKIYNRSRRERINCTFARKDNRFYWFGLQLSKYYKRENRNHKPNLLPEYLLTKFNAFKRSIASQKINNKKLWINTPSLKQRFHNNNPLK, via the coding sequence ATGAAAAGCATTCTTGTTTTTAATGTACTAACTTATGTACTAAGCACTAGCCTTATAAATATGTTTTTAATACCCTCCCAAAGTCAGGCAAAAAGCATTGCTCCCCATAGTGTAGTTTTTTTACAATATCACAGAGTGGGAGAAGAACATATTCGCAAAAAATCCACAGGACGAGTGTGGACTAATATACAAGAATTTCAATTTTTAAATCATTTAAACTATATGGATGGAAAAAACCTTAGCGTTAATACTTTTAAGCGAGACACTTACTGCAATAGTATAGAATCTAAATATAGTAATGAAAAAAATACACAAGAAGAAAAAGTAAAAAATATTCATTACCGAGAAAAAAAGCGCACGGCCTATTTAGCCAAAAAGCAAAAACAAAATAAAAAACCAGGTACTGCTTGGAAAAGCTGCGTAATAAAACAAGATACAAAATTGTATAAAAAACCTAATTTTGCATTTTCTGTTATTCCTATGGAAAAAGCTATTTCTCACCTTGTGAATAAAGAAAATTTTAACTCCAATTCTGTTGTTATTACTGTAGATGACCCCTACCGTTCTTTTTATACTTATGGCTTTCCCCATTTAAAAAAAAGAAACCTTCCTTTTACTTTTTTTATTAATACCGACATTATCGATACAAATAATCATAAGCCTGTTGCCGAAAAAAAATTAGGAATTTTAACATGGAATGAGTTACGAACAATTACCGAATACAAAGGCACCACTATTGGCTGCCACACTGCCGACCATGCCCACATGATTGAGCACTCTATAGAGAAAAATTTTTTAACTGTCCTTAAATGTATGACTAGAATCAAAGAAGAATTGGGAGTAAGCCCTCGTACATTTTCTTACCCTTATGGCGAAAGCACAGTGGCTTTAAGAACAATGCTTTCCACTTTTTCTGTAGAAGATATTGAAATCATGAGTGATAAATACAACAGCATTAAAACTTTTGTAAACAAAACCCTTCAAAAACATTCTGCAGATTTTTTTAATGACTTTAAAGTAGATGCGGCTTTTGGACAACACTCCTCTCCTGCATCGTTTATTCCAAAATCTGCTAATATAAAACCTTCTTTTTTAAAATCTAGCTCTTCTGATTTATATAATTTACCGCGTTTTGCTTTAAATGAAAAGTATGGAGCTATGAATTCTTTTGTAGATAAAGTGTCTAGTTTAGGTATGCCCATCATAGATGTTAAATTTAATAATTTACAAGAAGATAATATATTTTTACAAAAATCGGAAGAAACGGCTCTTAAAGAAATACAATTTTCTATAGTTAGAAATATTATTAAATATTCTTACCTAAATGCTTGTTATGTTTGGAACAAAGCCTTTCTTATAAAAGACAAAGAACTTCCCCCTTTATCTAGAAAAATTTTTGATGATAAAATTTCTTTCAAAATAGCTATTGATAAAATATATAATCGATCTAGAAGAGAGCGAATTAATTGCACCTTTGCAAGAAAAGATAATAGGTTTTATTGGTTTGGACTACAGTTAAGCAAATATTACAAAAGAGAAAACCGAAACCATAAACCTAACCTGTTACCTGAATATCTATTAACTAAATTTAATGCATTTAAACGCAGCATTGCTAGCCAAAAAATAAATAATAAAAAATTATGGATCAACACACCTAGCCTGAAACAGCGATTTCATAACAACAATCCCCTTAAATAA